Proteins encoded by one window of Nostoc sp. PCC 7120 = FACHB-418:
- a CDS encoding ParA family protein, which translates to MSQVVIAVLANAGGVGKSTLSVHLAYEVSRRKLKVALLDLDPQRSLDVFCGLEAAEAEKTMFKVLSKDFIGDWALASSWDETRIEVCQGHPLLAEIANELVIRKRGEYTLADRLQKYSLPHDLVIVDCPATLGMLNVNALAAATHILVPIQLEMKAISGSAELVEWCMNTSEELQLTPKPQILGFVPSMYDETVAMHRQYHSQLPEIAQQLDIKLYPKIRSSNEFKNASAHGLPLHKYRNKHPACKDFKQIADDVIQLIKNK; encoded by the coding sequence ATGTCACAAGTAGTAATAGCTGTTTTAGCAAATGCTGGCGGGGTAGGAAAAAGTACTTTATCAGTACACTTAGCTTATGAAGTAAGTCGGCGTAAGTTAAAAGTGGCACTGTTAGATTTAGATCCGCAGCGATCGCTTGATGTGTTTTGTGGATTAGAAGCCGCAGAAGCCGAGAAGACAATGTTTAAAGTATTATCAAAAGATTTTATAGGTGATTGGGCTTTAGCATCATCATGGGATGAAACCCGAATAGAGGTTTGCCAAGGACATCCATTACTGGCAGAAATTGCTAATGAGTTAGTAATTCGTAAGAGAGGAGAATATACGTTAGCAGACAGATTACAAAAATATTCTTTACCCCATGATCTAGTTATTGTAGACTGTCCTGCTACGTTGGGAATGCTTAACGTCAATGCTTTAGCTGCTGCAACCCATATTTTAGTACCAATACAACTTGAGATGAAAGCAATTTCAGGTTCAGCAGAATTGGTAGAGTGGTGCATGAATACATCTGAGGAATTACAATTAACACCTAAGCCTCAGATTCTAGGTTTTGTACCTAGTATGTACGATGAGACAGTAGCTATGCACAGGCAGTACCATTCACAACTACCTGAAATTGCCCAACAACTAGATATAAAACTTTATCCAAAAATTCGCAGTTCTAATGAATTTAAGAATGCCAGCGCTCATGGGCTACCTTTGCATAAGTACCGAAATAAACATCCAGCTTGTAAAGATTTTAAGCAAATCGCTGATGATGTGATTCAATTGATCAAAAACAAGTAA